The Subtercola sp. PAMC28395 genome segment AGGCGTGCGCGAACGACTCGTCGATGCCTTTGGCCGCGGCGTAACTCCACCGCGACTTCAGAGCAGACCCGAGAATTCGGTCGGACTCCTCGTTCAGGCTGTCGGCCTCATTCTTGCCATAGATCTCGCTCGTCGACGCCAGCAGCAGGGTGCGCTTGTAGGCCGTGCAGGCGTCGAGAACACTCTCGGTGCCGTGGATGTTCGTGCGCAAGCTGGTGAGTGGATGCTCGACGATGAGCTTTACACCGACGGCAGCCGCCAGGTGGAACACCCGGTCCGCACCGCTCACGAGGGTGTGCACAGTCTCGGCGTCGAGAATCGATCCTTCGTGGAAGTGAAAACGAGGATCCATGAGATTGTGGGCGATGTTCTGCACCGACCCGGTGCTCAGATCGTCGAGTACCGTGACCTGGTCACCCTGCGCCAGCAGATAGTCCGAGAGATGGCTCCCAATGAAGCCAGCGCCGCCAGTGACCAGGGTTCGCATGGGTAAGGGCGAAGCCTGGTCACGGGCCGGTGTCGCGCTCACAGTTGCACCGCCATCGGGAACACGCTGTGGTTGTAGGTCGTGTCGATGACGAGCTGGTCGCCGGGGATCCAGCTCAGGTCCACGCCCTCGTGGGTGGTGTGCAGGATGATCAGGTCGGCGTTGAACGCGACAGGCTGCGTCACGGCCTGCAGAACGTGGCCGTCTGCAAGCGTCACCAGGTCGAAGTGGTTGTCGAGAAAGCCGACGACGGCACCGTGTTCGCGCAGCCCGCTCAGGATTTCGAGAGCCGGTGATTCGCGAAGGTCCGCAACGTTCGGCTTGTACGAGATGCCGACGACCAGCACCCGTGTCCCGCCGAGTCCGTGGCTGCGCTGCGAGAGTACGTCACGCACTCGTTCGACCACCTGCCTCGGTCGGCGCGCAATGGCGGACATCGCCTCTTCGATCAGCGGGGCATCCACTCGCGTCTTCTTCAACTGCCAGAGGAGATAGTGCGGGTCGCAGGGAATGCAGTGACCGCCGACGCCCGGCCCCGGCCGGAAAGCCATGAAACCGTATGGTTTGGTGGAGGCGGCGTCGATCACGTCATTCACGTCGATGTCGAGCGAGCGGCAGATGTCGGCGAACTCGTTGGCCAGGGCGATGTTGACGGCACGAAACGTGTTCTCCAGGAGTTTGGTCATCTCTGCTGCGGCGAGGGAGCCGACGTGGTGCACGGTGTTCGCGTACCGCCGGAGGAGCCTGTCTGCCTCCTCCTCACACTCGGGAGTCGCTCCCCCGACGACCCGGGGCACGTCACTCTGGTCGAAGCTGGCATTGCCCGGGTCGATGCGCTCTGCCGAGAAGGCGACGAAGACGTCAACGCCGATCGCCAGGCCACGTGCCCTCAGGGGCTTGACGAGGAGATCGTCTGTGCATCCGACGTAGGTGGTAGAGGTGAGCATGAGGGTCTGGCCGGGAACAGCGGCCTCGACGACCATGGCGCACGCCGCCCGGAGGATCGACAGGTCTGGGACGAGGAAGTCGTCGACCGGCGTTGGTACGCAGACGATGATCGCTTTGGCCTTCGAGATCTCGGAGACCTCCGTGGTGAGGGTGAATGTCTCGGACATCATCGCATCGCTGAGTCGCAGCTGGTCACGCTCGAGGAGGTCGGCCTCGCCTCGCACAATCTGTTCGAGCCTGCGCTGGCTGATCTCCAGCCCGACAACCCGCGCTCCACCGCCGAAGTACGACAGGGCCGTCGGGAGACCGACATAGCCGAGTCCGATGATGGCGACGTCGTAGTCGAATGTTGGCCTGTCTGGCCGAGGTCCGACGGGAATCTCGTCGGGTGTTGAATCTCGACGGTCGATGATCGATGTCATGTGCGTGTCCCCTGTTCGTATCGGTTGTCTGCCCTGTTGCCTGGTTGATCCGGGTGCTCCCACAACGTGGGTCTCGCACCGCTCGGGTCTCACACTGGACGGCGGTCTCGGCTCGTGGCAACGCAAAACCCTCAACAGTGCGGTTCTGCGCAGACACGCGGCGGTGGTGAGCCTGCGAGATGCGGTTCTCCGCAGAGTTCCGCACTTCCACCCGCAGATACAAGGTGTGCGGGTCTATGCGGACAAAAGATCCCCGTCGGTCGCAACCCTCCAATACGGTGGGGGCGTCGCTGCGCTGAACGCGTGGCACTGCTTCTGCAGGGCACCCCCTTTTTTTGGGGCAGGCCTCTTGTAGGGCACTGGCCAGACGATCGGGGAGAACACAGAATGAACCAGACGGAGATCGCCTTCATTCTCGTCATGGTGCTTGTGCTGGGCCTCAACACGATCATCTGGGGCACGGCTGGGCTCGCCAGGATAGCGGCGACAGGGATGAACTCGCTCCAGACCCGTTATGACGTGCGCCGCGGGCTGGTGCGGGTTCCGGCCGAGCAGAGTATCGTCAGGCGCCGCGACGTCGCCATACTGATCGCCGCCCACAACGAAGAGACCGTGATTGCGAAGACCCTTCATTCCGCGGGTGCCCAGGTGCCGATGAACCACGTCTTCGTCATCTCGGATGGCTCACACGACAACACAGCCAGGATGGCGATGGATGCTGGAGCCAACGTTCTCGAACTGAACCCCAACCGCGGCAAGGCCGGCGCGCTCGTCGCAGGCATCGAGCACTTCGACCTGGCCGGCGCCTTCGAAGTCGTCGTGCTGCTCGACGCTGACACCGTGCTCTCCGACGACTACCTGCAGACCGGCCTGCCGTTATTCACCGACGATGGAGTTGTGGCTGTGGCCGGCCGCGCGACGACACTCGTCGTTCCGGGAGCCCGGTCTGCGCTGGGACGGGTCCTGGTGGCCTACCGTGAGCGGGTCTACGTGGTCGTGCAGCTCCTGATCAAGTTTGGGCAGGCCGCACGACCTGCGGATGTCGTGTCGATCGTACCCGGCTTTGCGAGCATGTATCGCACGGGCATCCTGAGTCATGTCGACATCGCGGCCGCGGGCCTGACCATCGAGGACTACAACATGACGTTCGAGATCCACGCGAAGAAACTGGGGCGGATCGCGTTCCATCCGGGCGCAGCGGTGGCCTTCACCCAGGACCCCGACAACTTCCACGATTACCTCAAGCAAGTGGGGCGCTGGTCGCTCGGGTTCTGGCAGACCGTGCTGAGGCATCCGTTCCAGCCCCGCAAATTCTGGTTCGCCCTGTACCTCTACGTCGCTGAACTCGTGGTGAGCAGCGTGCTGGTGCTCCTTCTCGTGCCGATGATCATCGTCTCGGCCCTGAGCAGCGTGTTCGCCTCCGCTGGGTGGGACGGCACCATCGGCGGTGTCTCAGTGGGCGTGGGAATACCGGTGTACGTGCTCGTCCTCGGGTTCGTGATACCCGATTACCTGCTGACCATTCTCACAGCCGCGGCCACCCGTCGGCCCGTCTACCTGCTGCTCGGATTCGCCTTTCCTCTCCTGCGGATCGTGGATGCCGCGGTCTGCCTCCATCGCCTGCCCGAGGCGATCATCGGCGAATCGAACGGCGTGTGGACGAGCCCTTCGCGGCGCGGCGCAGAGCTGGTCTCCGAGCAGGTGCCCACGACGGGATCAGCGCTCGCCGCTCAGGGCCGACGTCGGGGAGACGAGCTCTGATTGCGTCTCGTAGTGCGTGAGCAGCGCCAAGAGGTGTGTGCGCGAATTCGCCCCGGTCTTGCGGTAGATCTGGGTGAGGCGCACTTCGACGGTGCGAAGTGAGATGTAGAGTCGCGCAGCGATCTCCTTGTTCCTGAAGCCACGCTGGATCATGTGAACGATAGCCAGCTCGTTGTCGTTCAATTCGAAATCGGGTCGTGCTTCAGGCGGGGGCTGGGCCACCCTCTGGGGGCGCACGACGGATTCCGTCCAAGCCGGGGCGCCGATCCGTCCGAAGAGATGATGCGCACGAGCACGGGCACTGTTGCCCTGTTCCGGGCCTGAGATCCGGTCGAGCCGCGATGCGTAATTCAGTAGGGTTCTTCCGAGCTCGTAGGGCGAATCCGCCGGTGTGAAGAGCGCGAGAGCTTCTTCGTACGCGGCGATGGCCCGATCATCCGGTGCCACAATCGCTCGTGCACGGGCAGCTGCCAGCAGTGACCACCGCATCGGCGTCCGTGCACGCTGTTCGTCGAATTCTGCGAGCAGGTCAAGGGCATCCTGCGGCGAGTTCCCGCGCACCGTCGCCTCGATCAAGTCGGGCAGGTATCGCGGGTGGAGCGTGAACGGAAGCTCGGCGGTGAAGGCGCGAACCCGATCGAATTCATCGACCGCCTGCTCGACTTCGCCGCGCATGAGCGCCGTGGTTCCCTGGTTGGCGAAGAACCGCGCACCCAGAACCGGATTCCGGTCTCGTTCGACCAGAGTGAGGCACTCAGCGATCAGAGGGCCCGTCAGTTCACTCTTTCCGCGAATGGTCAGACACCAGGTCTGCAGAAGCAGTTGGCGCAGCCGCATCACCCGGGATTCGATGTTCAGCTGGTCGACGAGGGCTCCGGCCTGGTCGAAGTGACCCGCGGCGATGTCGTTCTCTGCAGCGTAGATCCGAACCGTGTCGCGCAACACGCTCGCAGATTCAGGGGCGTGAATGAGCATTCTCGAGAAGATGCGGCGCGCATCGTCGTGATGTTCGGCAAAGGTGAGGGCGCGCGCCGCATCAAGCTGAGACGCGATGGGATCGGACTGGAGTTCTGCCGCGTCTGCGGAGAGAAACGAGGGCAACCGAGGTTCGAGCGTGCCCCCCAGTGCCCGCACCACGACCGTGCGAAGGTCGAATCCCGTCGACACGCCGTCTGATGCTCCTACCGTGAGGCACGGGTCCTGCCCTGGAATCAGGGCGTCGCCGGCCACGCTGTCGGTTTCGATCTTCGCGAGGTAGCG includes the following:
- a CDS encoding nucleotide sugar dehydrogenase, whose amino-acid sequence is MTSIIDRRDSTPDEIPVGPRPDRPTFDYDVAIIGLGYVGLPTALSYFGGGARVVGLEISQRRLEQIVRGEADLLERDQLRLSDAMMSETFTLTTEVSEISKAKAIIVCVPTPVDDFLVPDLSILRAACAMVVEAAVPGQTLMLTSTTYVGCTDDLLVKPLRARGLAIGVDVFVAFSAERIDPGNASFDQSDVPRVVGGATPECEEEADRLLRRYANTVHHVGSLAAAEMTKLLENTFRAVNIALANEFADICRSLDIDVNDVIDAASTKPYGFMAFRPGPGVGGHCIPCDPHYLLWQLKKTRVDAPLIEEAMSAIARRPRQVVERVRDVLSQRSHGLGGTRVLVVGISYKPNVADLRESPALEILSGLREHGAVVGFLDNHFDLVTLADGHVLQAVTQPVAFNADLIILHTTHEGVDLSWIPGDQLVIDTTYNHSVFPMAVQL
- a CDS encoding glycosyltransferase — translated: MNQTEIAFILVMVLVLGLNTIIWGTAGLARIAATGMNSLQTRYDVRRGLVRVPAEQSIVRRRDVAILIAAHNEETVIAKTLHSAGAQVPMNHVFVISDGSHDNTARMAMDAGANVLELNPNRGKAGALVAGIEHFDLAGAFEVVVLLDADTVLSDDYLQTGLPLFTDDGVVAVAGRATTLVVPGARSALGRVLVAYRERVYVVVQLLIKFGQAARPADVVSIVPGFASMYRTGILSHVDIAAAGLTIEDYNMTFEIHAKKLGRIAFHPGAAVAFTQDPDNFHDYLKQVGRWSLGFWQTVLRHPFQPRKFWFALYLYVAELVVSSVLVLLLVPMIIVSALSSVFASAGWDGTIGGVSVGVGIPVYVLVLGFVIPDYLLTILTAAATRRPVYLLLGFAFPLLRIVDAAVCLHRLPEAIIGESNGVWTSPSRRGAELVSEQVPTTGSALAAQGRRRGDEL